Within Hoplias malabaricus isolate fHopMal1 chromosome 16, fHopMal1.hap1, whole genome shotgun sequence, the genomic segment gtggacaaagaagatgttttcacagagagtttatatAGGTAGCTTATACGTCAtaagcataagataatcactctaaATTTCTGCAAGCTTattttccttagagacatcccagtttgataaacaagatgtaggacaaaatgttttgtttttgataaagcactgacctcgaaactgacctgacatacactttttGACGGTTAGAAttgaatatacagacaaaacaaacagacagggtctttcaacagagacgTATAAAAAATTCCATTACAATCACAAGCAAATTTACAGCACTTATTAGGTTTTATATCACTATGCATAAATTattcaaaaacatgtttaactcTAACAACAGTTTCATTAATTAGGTTAGTAGATGAATCCTCTTTATATAATCCAATGTgcagtaacaaaaataaatatcctggtaaaagtattaaataaaacctttataaacTCAGTGTCTTGTCTGACTTTCATTTACCAGTGTGCTCTTTACTTGTTAGCGTTATGATCACGTTATATTAGTTAAACACAGCtcaagagaatgaacaaatcacatatttattttacaagaaGTACCaccttttctggaaatgaggtttatttcattcattacatAAGTTTTTGCGAGACAAACTACATGTCATTTAGGATTGTATGTTGGgtgaaattgtgtttatttctttgaccACGTAGAAGACATTAGATGTAGAAGTGCAGACAAAAGAGGAAACTGTGATTTGTTCACTGTcttgaacttttatttaactgacagatTTCCTGTGTTTTCAAATATCAACTGGactgtattttataaacattgacAAATTTCATatctgcaacacactcaaaaaataaataaatacattataataaGATATAAATAGAGCGAAAATCTATAAAGTTTGCAAGAAGTTCTGCGTTGTTAGATCTTTGTGGCATTTTGACAAGAGCATGTaacacatttcattaagaccccagaactgtgttaaagaaaCAATACGTATGATCTGGGTTTTTGGCTTCTTAGTCTGCCCCTAGTGTCATTTTTTTCCAGCACTGTACTGGGGAAGGAGTAAGTACATAGTAcatctctgcagtgctgaacacaaaaaaagcaaaaacagaggctctgttctccattttacagctcagtggagcatcaaaatgaatttgaagctgtaattgtaaagtaAAAGTATTACgtactgttcctttaacttATAGAAAAGGTGTAGAATATGTCTCTTATCAGCTAAAACATCCTTGTAGGGAGTGCTTCTGCTCTGGGTTTTCTTTTCCCCCCTGTCTGTGAGAGCTACTCAACACAAGTAGCCACTGTGGTCTACTAATGAACAGAATCACGTATTATCCAATGTTTGACACTTCAAATAACTGGACACAACAAGATCCTGCTGAACATACAGACTACTAGTGGGCACTAGTGAACACTACTTGAGATAACGGGGCATTGCTGGATTTTACTGGACATTACTGGATTTAGCTACACACTATTGGATGCTACTGATCACTATATACTACTGGAATTATTCTGTATTCTTGGAGGTATTTAGGCTTCAATTTCTGAATCTATTTTGATCAAGGCAGTGGCCTAAAACACGACTTCATCTCTCAGGCTGAAGGAAGCTGCAGTAGAACCATGGTGTGTACCACGGAATGTACGTAATAAAACGTAATgttattattcaaatttcagtcgTTCACCGACTTTCTCAGAGACAGACGCACACTGCTCTACTCTTGAGACTCTGCGCTTTCTATGATGGATTCTCCATTATTTCCTCGTGGGCTCAGTCTGCGTCCAGTGCTATACTTCACTGGATTTACCACTGCAGCTGTAACTGCCTGTGCTTTTCTTCACAGGAGGCTCAAATCGAAGCGGTCAGCTGAAGTAGTTCTGGAGGGTAAGTATCTTTTCTCCCAAAACTTCACTCGGTAATTATACTTAGCGaaatactttaaaatgacagctcCCTGTGGGCTTGTGACTTGTTTAACCCTTTGATAGCGTTAGTGTGTTCGTTAGTGTGTGAGAGCATCGACCAGTTAGCGGCAATGCTAACCTTTTGAATGTAATTTTCTGAGGGTTTGTTGGACTTCTAAACTCTTAAGTAGATGCGGCTGTGGACTAAAgtgatttattatattttgtttagtGTGTTATTGCTTCAAAATGGCAAAACATTATGTGTTTTAGCATTTTAGTTACGTGTCGATACCCGGATATCCAGTGTCGATTCTTTGAATCAGTTCAAATGCTCTGACGTCACATAAAACAATGGTGTagagtatttctctctctctctctctctctctctctctctctctctctctctctctctctgtctgtctgtctatatatatacattacacAGAACCTGAAATGCTACTATTTACATGTTGCTAGTTCATCTGTTGTAATGATGAATGTGTTCATTCTGTTGTTttaatctgaccacagaactacAGGAGCTGGATGTTACTTTGCCAGTGGCTGACAAAAGCTATGAGGTAAAATCACATCATAAACCATCCATAGATTTCAGACAACATAATACTACTAGGTCTGAATTTCATATTTAAcagcaaatatattttcttattcaGGATCTCCCTGCACCAGATGCCCAGGGGCCCTCCAGCCGGCTGTGGATCATACCACGGTTGACACTGAAGGTGAGAAATACAGCCTGTCTGCTGTTTAGACAAAATTATTATTCTTTAGTTTCTCAAGCTTTTAATCAGAAGTGTTCTGGTTGTCCATaaagttttcatttttctttgttctggTCCAACAGGAGAGCTGTGGGTATGTTCAGCGTGTCCACAGGATGCAGGCCACAACTATCACTCAGAGTTTTTCTAATGGTGAAAAGGTTTGtacttatttatgtattaagaGTGGACGTCTAAGAACAGAGTGATAATAccatttttatgttattattcTTTCTCCATGGGTCATTACTGTTCATTAGCTCCCTCTTAATGTTCACAGCAAGTGGAGGTGACAATGCAGCACAAGTCTGTGTATAGAGGCCTGGAAAGTGAACATTGGTGGGTGCTCACCAATGACTTCTACCACCTGTTTCCAGAGGTAATGTTATTGAAATGAACGGAAAGTATTTTTACGGTGTTCATCAGTCTATCAATGCTTTTATAGTTTAAAGATAATAACTCACGACTTGATAATCTTTCTTTAATGGCTTTACATCTGCtttaagaataataaataaagcattgtTTTCCAGGTCTGTGTGCTAGTGCTAGCTTTGTGCTAATCAAACATCTGAATGGAAAATTAGCTGTCTGCAACCTCAGCGGCACTGAGGAAAATCTGTCTATTATTTGTGCAGTGTGAAAATAGAAGGTCTATCTCTTTTTCAGGACTCACAGCTCCCTCCCATGTTCTTTGCCACTGTGAAGGCTGTGACCTACATTAAGGTAAAGCTAGTACCAGTTTCAATAGTGGAGCTTTTCACCAAACAGTGATCAGTGGCAAAATGATTGTGGAGTAATTGTAATAAAACACTTCCTCTGTTCTTTCAGTGCGTTGGACACCAGATTTCTGTGCTGACCGCCAACCTCAGCACAGAGTCGAGCATCACCTCTGTGACCCACTCACAGTTTCTTGTAAGAGTTTCCTGATAATGTACTCTCACTAAATAAGCAATTACTCTTGATATTCTGAGTTcctgtatttattcattgtttttctgtgtgtttttccagCAAACAAAAGTGTCCAAGACGTACAGAGGAGTCGCTATCGAGGATGGGTGCTTTCGTTCTTCGGAGTCCAGCAGCACCCATATCCTTGAGACTCCAGTAGTTCCACAGCTACCTTCCAGACCTCTTGGACCACCACCTGGGTTCCACTGAACCACATTTTTACTATATCCTTTAATGCATCTTTCCTTATACTTACTTTTTAGTTAGTGTATTGTGTAGCATACAGTTTACTTTGTGACAGTTGTTCTTATTCTGCTTTAGTCATTTTACTTGTACACAACtgttattttacatgtttattaaaatgtgtgttttattcttacAGGTGTCACAGACATTCCAcgatcatctctctctctctctctctctctctataattAAGCATTTGCAatctgtgtttacatcactgtTGTTTTACTGATAGAAACTtaagaatttactgtgtaaaactGTTTATAATCTCATTCTCGTTCTTCACCCACTGCTTTAGTATTTGTAATGAGTTTGAAtatatatgctaatgctaattctAACCCAAGTTCCAAGTGAGACGCAAGGTGGGTTgaatatgtgattgtgttttagTGATGTAAATATTGGCAGTAATATATAGCACGTCTTAACGAGTAGCCTGGCCTTtgactcttcctctctgtctgcaGGGAATGTCGCTCACTGTGTTTAGGTTCCAGTCGCTGAAATGGGGATCAAATGAGGAGACCTTTCCCGTGATGTCATCCACCGTCTTCTGGCCCCACAGCACCCCCACCACAGCTCCCCGTACGTACATTCCAGTTAATCACTTTTCTGTAGTTGACTGCTGTTTTATATATAGTGTTATATGTATGGATGTGAAAGATATTTTAAGTATGTGTGATCCTGTGTTAACCATTGTCTTCCTTCTATTTTTCTCTATGTGTGTTTGACAGGAGCCTCCACACCGAGACAGAGAGCAGGGAGCGCCACTGTGTGATATGGTAACAACTCCTGCAGTATTTTAACACTCTTTGCCTGCATGTTCcccatgtttattttctctatGTGGATCTTGATACAGTTGACTATTCAGATTATTTACTTTTCTATCTTCAGCTTCAGAAGCTCTGGAATACCAAGACCAGCTGAAGGAGTAGCCTACAACTGGCAACATTACAGACAAGGTAAGATAAACCTATATTCATTTGTATACAAAATGTAAGAAGATATATAACATTCAGAATATGAAGAATATTAATCatactgtttgttgttttcctcagGAAGAGTCAGTAAAGGAGGGGATGATTTGAAGTGTCTGCCTTTGACTCAGAGCTGGGAGAGTCCAGCGTGGGGACTGGTCTGCAGCAGGCACCAGCATGTCCACGGCTGAGACGAAGAAACACTTGTTCTCATACTTTGTATGAGGACATCTGTCATTACTCCCACGTTCTATAGATTTCATGGAGACCACCACTGGATCTTGAATCTTATTTGGTTTTAGAGCAAGGGGAAGGGTTGCTGACTGTAATGACTGTATAATTACATAGTGAGCAATAAAAGGAAGTGCAGCCATCGTTTTCCAATAGAGAGATGTAAGGCGCTGTGTTAGTGTTATTATTAATCTGACTTGAGATCCTTtcccagtttgtgtgtgtgtgtgtgaagtgaagAAGTGCATGCAGCACCTTGTGACTCAACCTCATTTCTCGGAAATGGATAGATTGAAGCAGTCTGCACCTTGCACACAGAGATGCGGTATAAATATCATAACATTCAAACCAATATATTGTAACATTAAAG encodes:
- the LOC136672117 gene encoding uncharacterized protein isoform X3, with protein sequence MRLKSKRSAEVVLEELQELDVTLPVADKSYEDLPAPDAQGPSSRLWIIPRLTLKESCGYVQRVHRMQATTITQSFSNGEKQVEVTMQHKSVYRGLESEHWWVLTNDFYHLFPEDSQLPPMFFATVKAVTYIKCVGHQISVLTANLSTESSITSVTHSQFLQTKVSKTYRGVAIEDGCFRSSESSSTHILETPVVPQLPSRPLGPPPGFH
- the LOC136672117 gene encoding uncharacterized protein isoform X2; amino-acid sequence: MMDSPLFPRGLSLRPVLYFTGFTTAAVTACAFLHRRLKSKRSAEVVLEELQELDVTLPVADKSYEDLPAPDAQGPSSRLWIIPRLTLKESCGYVQRVHRMQATTITQSFSNGEKQVEVTMQHKSVYRGLESEHWWVLTNDFYHLFPEDSQLPPMFFATVKAVTYIKCVGHQISVLTANLSTESSITSVTHSQFLQTKVSKTYRGVAIEDGCFRSSESSSTHILETPVVPQLPSRPLGPPPGFH
- the LOC136672117 gene encoding uncharacterized protein isoform X1 translates to MTSLRKKWLCLRREPALIVHLQEPRPTHHYSLLSGSFLRRLKSKRSAEVVLEELQELDVTLPVADKSYEDLPAPDAQGPSSRLWIIPRLTLKESCGYVQRVHRMQATTITQSFSNGEKQVEVTMQHKSVYRGLESEHWWVLTNDFYHLFPEDSQLPPMFFATVKAVTYIKCVGHQISVLTANLSTESSITSVTHSQFLQTKVSKTYRGVAIEDGCFRSSESSSTHILETPVVPQLPSRPLGPPPGFH